A genomic window from Caldicellulosiruptor kronotskyensis 2002 includes:
- the melA gene encoding alpha-glucosidase/alpha-galactosidase: MLKIAIIGAGSGVFTRNLVRDILSYPELRDSTIALMDIDSIRLEFMRKALQKLIEQEKYPTKLEATTDRKEALKGAKYVIVTIQVGGLKPFEYDIYIPLKYGVKQAVGDTIGPGGVFRALRTIPVLLDIAKDMEELCPDALLLNYVNPMAMNCWALNKATNIKNVGLCHSVQGTAEFLAKIIGAKMEEVSYLCAGINHMAWFLKFEWSGKDAYPLIREKANDPEIYTQDVTKFEILKHFGYYVSESSFHMSEYVPYFRKSDDWINKIHRTHSWHKEHYNGMYLHCCLDAAKTLLEDLKKMAEADYIDPKRSNEYCATIIHSIETNTPSVINGNVENKGLIKNLPEGCCVEVPCLVDKNGIQPTYVGDLPPQLAALNRTNINVQELTVLAALTGDREAVYHAIMMDPLTSAVLDLDEIRQMVDEMFEAEKEWLPEKFYR; the protein is encoded by the coding sequence ATGCTCAAAATAGCTATCATAGGGGCGGGAAGTGGAGTTTTCACAAGGAACTTAGTAAGAGACATTTTGTCATATCCAGAGCTAAGAGACTCTACAATAGCGCTTATGGACATTGACAGTATAAGGCTTGAATTTATGAGAAAAGCTCTGCAAAAGCTCATTGAACAGGAAAAGTATCCTACTAAACTTGAAGCTACAACTGATAGAAAAGAGGCTTTAAAAGGTGCAAAATATGTTATTGTCACAATACAGGTTGGAGGTTTAAAACCTTTCGAGTATGACATTTACATTCCTCTAAAATACGGTGTAAAACAGGCAGTTGGCGATACAATAGGTCCAGGTGGAGTTTTCAGAGCTCTTAGAACAATACCGGTTTTACTTGACATTGCAAAGGACATGGAAGAGCTGTGTCCTGACGCACTTTTGCTCAATTATGTAAATCCAATGGCAATGAATTGCTGGGCGTTAAATAAGGCTACGAATATAAAAAATGTAGGGCTTTGTCATAGTGTTCAAGGAACTGCTGAATTTTTAGCAAAGATTATTGGTGCAAAAATGGAAGAGGTTTCATACTTATGCGCAGGTATAAACCACATGGCGTGGTTTTTAAAATTTGAGTGGAGTGGGAAAGATGCGTATCCTCTTATAAGAGAAAAAGCAAATGACCCCGAGATTTATACCCAGGATGTTACCAAGTTCGAGATACTAAAACATTTTGGATATTATGTTTCAGAGTCAAGTTTTCACATGTCTGAATATGTTCCCTATTTTAGGAAGAGCGACGATTGGATAAATAAAATCCATAGAACACATTCATGGCACAAAGAACATTACAATGGTATGTATTTGCATTGCTGCTTAGATGCTGCGAAAACTTTGCTTGAGGACCTAAAAAAAATGGCAGAGGCAGACTACATCGACCCGAAAAGAAGTAACGAATATTGTGCAACTATCATCCATTCTATAGAGACAAATACTCCAAGTGTGATAAATGGTAATGTTGAGAACAAGGGTTTGATAAAAAATTTGCCTGAAGGATGCTGTGTTGAAGTGCCATGCTTGGTTGACAAAAATGGTATTCAGCCAACTTATGTGGGAGATCTACCACCACAGCTTGCAGCTTTGAATAGAACAAATATAAACGTTCAAGAGCTAACTGTTCTTGCTGCTTTGACAGGTGATAGGGAAGCAGTTTATCATGCAATTATGATGGACCCTCTCACAAGTGCAGTTTTAGATTTGGATGAAATACGACAGATGGTAGACGAGATGTTTGAAGCTGAAAAAGAATGGCTGCCAGAAAAGTTTTATAGGTAA
- a CDS encoding thiamine pyrophosphate-dependent enzyme → MVFKRPECLTKESMHYCPGCGHGIIHRLIAEVIDEDYKESKIIGVAPVGCAVFIYDYFNFDFVAAAHGRATAAATGVKRCIPDALVFSYQGDGDIAAIGTSEVIHAATRGENFTAIFVNNGVYAMTGGQMAPTTIPGQVTVSSPYGRDPKVQGYHIKLCEMLVPLDGVAFVARTSIHNLKNIEFTKKAIKRAFEVQMNNEGFSIIEVLSNCPTNWGLPPCESMKRIENEVLKYYSIGIFKDKGRGI, encoded by the coding sequence ATGGTGTTCAAAAGACCAGAGTGTTTGACAAAAGAGAGTATGCATTATTGTCCAGGGTGCGGTCACGGAATCATTCACAGATTGATTGCTGAGGTTATTGACGAGGATTACAAAGAGAGTAAAATAATAGGTGTTGCGCCTGTTGGCTGTGCGGTTTTTATATATGACTATTTTAATTTTGACTTTGTGGCAGCAGCTCATGGGAGAGCCACCGCCGCTGCAACTGGTGTAAAAAGGTGTATTCCAGACGCTCTTGTATTTTCATATCAAGGCGACGGGGACATTGCAGCCATTGGAACATCTGAGGTTATACATGCAGCAACCAGAGGTGAAAACTTTACAGCTATATTTGTAAACAACGGAGTTTATGCTATGACAGGTGGTCAGATGGCACCGACAACAATTCCTGGACAGGTAACAGTTTCATCTCCATATGGACGTGACCCAAAAGTACAAGGTTATCATATAAAACTTTGTGAAATGCTTGTGCCACTTGATGGTGTTGCCTTTGTTGCAAGAACTTCAATACATAACTTAAAAAATATTGAGTTTACCAAAAAAGCGATAAAAAGAGCTTTTGAAGTTCAGATGAACAATGAAGGTTTTTCTATTATAGAAGTGCTCTCAAACTGCCCTACAAACTGGGGACTTCCACCTTGTGAGAGTATGAAGAGAATAGAAAATGAGGTACTAAAATACTACAGTATAGGAATTTTCAAAGATAAAGGCAGGGGAATTTGA
- a CDS encoding 3-methyl-2-oxobutanoate dehydrogenase subunit VorB, with protein MKILMKGNEAIAEAALRAGCECFFGYPITPQTELLQYMAKKLLKSGGVFIQAESEVGAINMAYGASSCGKRVMTSSSGPGISLKQEGISYLAGAQLPCVIVNIMRGGPGLGNINAAQSDYLQATKGGGHGDYKVIVLAPSSVQEAVELTMKAFDLADKYRNPVMILGDGMLGQMMEVVEFDENYQPQKVEKPWAVTGDRNREKRVTNSLYIVPEELEKHNFMLMEKYKKIKENEVMVEEYLTDDARVIFVSFGMCARIVKSAVNRLRQAGEKVGLVRPITLWPFPENELKRYASKEEVEFFIDIEMNLGQMLEDVKLSVEGKKEIHFYGRTGGIVPTIQEVVDFYYSLKK; from the coding sequence TTGAAAATTCTTATGAAAGGTAACGAAGCCATTGCTGAGGCAGCACTGAGGGCTGGCTGTGAATGTTTCTTTGGGTATCCAATCACACCTCAGACAGAACTTTTGCAGTATATGGCTAAAAAGCTTTTAAAAAGTGGCGGTGTTTTTATCCAGGCAGAGAGCGAAGTTGGAGCAATTAACATGGCTTACGGCGCATCAAGCTGTGGCAAGCGAGTTATGACATCGTCGTCTGGTCCAGGGATAAGCTTAAAACAAGAGGGTATATCATATTTAGCAGGTGCTCAGCTTCCTTGCGTGATTGTAAACATTATGAGAGGTGGACCTGGGCTTGGTAATATAAATGCTGCCCAATCTGATTATCTTCAGGCTACAAAAGGTGGCGGGCATGGAGATTATAAGGTGATTGTACTTGCTCCCTCTTCTGTACAAGAAGCTGTAGAGCTTACAATGAAGGCATTTGACCTTGCAGACAAGTACCGAAACCCTGTTATGATTTTAGGTGATGGAATGCTTGGACAGATGATGGAGGTTGTTGAGTTCGACGAAAACTATCAACCACAAAAGGTAGAAAAACCATGGGCGGTGACGGGTGACAGGAATAGAGAAAAAAGGGTAACAAATTCGCTTTATATTGTTCCAGAGGAACTTGAAAAGCATAATTTTATGTTAATGGAAAAATACAAAAAGATAAAAGAAAATGAAGTAATGGTTGAAGAGTATTTGACAGACGATGCAAGGGTTATTTTTGTCTCATTTGGAATGTGTGCAAGGATTGTAAAAAGTGCTGTAAACAGGTTAAGACAAGCAGGCGAGAAGGTTGGGCTTGTAAGACCAATTACGCTTTGGCCATTTCCAGAAAATGAGCTAAAAAGATATGCATCAAAAGAGGAAGTAGAATTTTTTATTGACATTGAGATGAATCTGGGACAAATGCTTGAAGATGTAAAACTATCGGTAGAAGGGAAAAAAGAAATACACTTTTATGGAAGAACAGGTGGCATAGTTCCTACAATTCAAGAAGTAGTTGATTTTTATTATTCTCTTAAAAAGTAG
- a CDS encoding ArsR/SmtB family transcription factor — protein sequence MKQIDNLKEAKILFEALASDARLEIISLLSKHREMNMNEIAQKLGLTNGAVTQHMKKLIAAGIVTISAAAGKHGNQKICRLVEDKIIINIVTKHPQKLYECEIKVGNYSIFEVYPTCGLATKDKLIGEVDDPKYFAHPEHVNCDIIWFTKGYVEYIIPNFLRQNQKAVEIQISFEISSEAPGVSENWPSDIYFYLNGVELGYWTSPGDFGGETKGIFTPDWWFPNWNQYGLLKLLSVSEDGTYIDGFKISNVTIKDIDIESKNEIRFRVAVPDHAKNIGGVTLFGRNFGNYDQDIKFRIFYEEI from the coding sequence ATGAAACAAATAGACAATCTCAAAGAAGCAAAAATACTTTTTGAAGCTTTAGCTTCTGATGCAAGATTAGAAATTATAAGCCTTTTGAGTAAACATCGTGAAATGAATATGAATGAAATTGCGCAAAAACTTGGACTTACAAATGGCGCAGTTACTCAGCACATGAAAAAGCTAATTGCTGCTGGGATTGTTACAATCAGTGCGGCTGCAGGAAAACATGGCAATCAAAAGATTTGCCGTCTTGTTGAAGACAAAATAATTATTAACATTGTCACAAAGCATCCTCAAAAATTATATGAATGCGAAATCAAAGTTGGTAATTATTCTATCTTTGAGGTTTATCCAACCTGTGGACTTGCTACAAAAGACAAGTTAATCGGAGAGGTAGATGACCCCAAATACTTTGCTCATCCTGAGCATGTTAACTGTGATATTATCTGGTTTACAAAGGGTTATGTAGAATATATAATCCCCAATTTTCTGCGCCAAAATCAAAAGGCTGTTGAAATTCAGATTTCATTTGAAATTTCTTCAGAAGCCCCAGGTGTCAGTGAAAACTGGCCTTCAGATATATACTTTTACTTAAATGGAGTTGAACTTGGTTACTGGACAAGTCCAGGGGATTTCGGAGGAGAAACTAAAGGAATCTTTACACCTGACTGGTGGTTCCCTAACTGGAACCAGTATGGACTTTTAAAACTTCTTTCAGTTTCAGAAGATGGGACATATATAGACGGATTTAAAATTTCTAATGTCACTATAAAAGATATTGATATCGAGTCCAAAAATGAAATAAGGTTTAGAGTTGCTGTGCCTGATCACGCAAAGAACATTGGAGGAGTTACTCTTTTTGGAAGAAACTTTGGAAACTATGACCAGGATATAAAGTTCCGAATATTTTATGAAGAAATTTAA
- a CDS encoding VanW family protein, whose amino-acid sequence MKRFILIGIVVVLLITSTVLGYTLYTNVTKVLDTDRIYKGVYVEGVHLGGLTTEEALELLKKTYFEPLQNKKIEVIVEDKSYFLEYSSLGIKIDIDKAVEKAYSIGRKGNFATRFKEIKKVYENPVVIRLNFEYDENKLKKFVDELFNTYYQSPVNASIKKVGDQFVITPERIGKKLDYGYLLNKLKDMIKNKQEGKVYARFLKITPRITASELSKVKEIIGSFTTKFDSSNVARSENIRVAAKKINGSLVMPGEIFSLSKVIGPVTVENGFKIAKVIVNNEFVDGVGGGLCQIATTMYNAVLMAQLKVVERAPHSALISYVPPGRDATIASGSIDFKFKNTTNAPIYVESYTSKNTVTVNLYGKNNHKAEIVKFESEIIERVPYKKVYKNDPTLPQGVEKLSNKPQNGLKVKTYMLVYKDGRLIERKLLSYDYYKPVNAVILVGTKAKETVSSSVYE is encoded by the coding sequence GTGAAAAGGTTTATATTAATTGGGATTGTAGTGGTGCTTTTGATAACAAGCACAGTTCTGGGATATACTCTTTATACCAATGTTACGAAAGTTCTTGATACAGATAGGATTTATAAAGGTGTTTATGTTGAGGGTGTTCATTTGGGTGGACTTACCACAGAAGAGGCTCTTGAGCTTTTAAAAAAGACTTATTTTGAGCCACTGCAGAACAAAAAAATTGAAGTTATAGTTGAAGACAAAAGCTATTTTCTTGAGTATTCTTCTCTTGGAATAAAGATTGATATAGACAAGGCAGTAGAAAAGGCATATTCAATTGGCAGAAAGGGTAATTTTGCAACACGGTTCAAAGAAATAAAAAAGGTTTATGAAAATCCGGTGGTCATAAGACTTAATTTCGAATATGATGAAAACAAACTCAAAAAGTTTGTAGATGAACTTTTTAACACATACTATCAATCGCCTGTTAATGCAAGTATCAAAAAAGTAGGAGACCAGTTTGTTATAACTCCAGAGAGAATAGGTAAAAAACTTGATTATGGCTATCTTTTGAATAAATTAAAAGACATGATTAAAAACAAGCAAGAAGGCAAGGTTTATGCAAGATTTTTAAAAATAACTCCGCGAATCACAGCAAGTGAGCTATCAAAAGTAAAAGAAATAATAGGTTCATTTACCACAAAGTTTGATAGTTCAAATGTTGCAAGAAGCGAAAATATAAGGGTAGCTGCCAAAAAGATAAATGGTAGCTTAGTGATGCCGGGCGAAATATTTTCGCTGTCAAAGGTAATTGGACCTGTAACAGTCGAGAATGGTTTTAAAATTGCAAAAGTTATTGTCAATAATGAGTTTGTAGACGGTGTTGGTGGAGGGCTTTGTCAAATAGCAACCACTATGTACAATGCAGTTTTGATGGCCCAGCTGAAGGTTGTGGAAAGAGCACCACATTCAGCTCTAATTTCGTACGTGCCACCTGGCAGGGATGCAACAATTGCTTCAGGTTCAATAGATTTTAAATTCAAAAATACAACAAATGCGCCTATCTATGTTGAAAGTTATACTTCCAAAAATACTGTGACAGTCAACCTCTATGGCAAAAACAATCATAAGGCTGAAATTGTCAAATTCGAATCGGAAATAATTGAAAGGGTACCTTATAAAAAAGTCTACAAAAATGATCCAACACTTCCTCAAGGAGTAGAAAAGCTTTCCAATAAACCCCAGAATGGCTTAAAGGTAAAAACTTATATGCTTGTTTATAAAGATGGCAGGTTAATAGAAAGAAAGCTTCTGTCATATGACTATTATAAACCTGTAAATGCTGTGATCCTGGTTGGAACAAAAGCAAAAGAGACTGTCTCTTCATCTGTTTATGAGTAA
- a CDS encoding 4Fe-4S dicluster domain-containing protein → MKLKIEYDKCKSCGLCVGICPKKILYIDRSRINKKGYNPVEVKDQTSCIGCGSCYKVCPDIVFEVGE, encoded by the coding sequence TTGAAACTCAAAATCGAATATGATAAATGCAAAAGTTGTGGACTTTGTGTGGGAATCTGTCCCAAGAAAATCTTGTATATAGACAGGAGCAGAATAAACAAAAAAGGGTATAACCCTGTTGAAGTAAAAGACCAAACCTCATGTATTGGCTGTGGAAGCTGTTATAAGGTTTGTCCTGATATAGTGTTTGAGGTAGGTGAGTAA
- the hypE gene encoding hydrogenase expression/formation protein HypE: MMRTIRKEHGNGGKQTYELIDNLFKPIFGSEILKSGDDSTVFSLNGMKVGISTDSFVVKPYFFKGGDIGKLSVCGTVNDLAVAGLEPKYITVSFIIEEGFSIDDLEKITRSIKRYADLAKVEVVAGDTKVVEKGAADGIFINTTGLGVARDTQKMPSISRIKGNQVVIVSGDIGRHGACIYSHNEDLGFEDRIESDCGLLLDVISELMQEVDVAYMKDLTRGGLATALNEIVQKSGFDIKVEEEKIPVADEVKALCDILGLDSYYLACEGRFVAIVNGDEKEKAIEILKKYNRFACEIGKVEESREKRVYLSTTFGGTRILDMLYYEMLPRIC; this comes from the coding sequence ATGATGAGGACTATTCGTAAGGAACATGGCAATGGCGGAAAACAGACATATGAGCTGATTGACAACCTTTTCAAGCCAATATTCGGTTCTGAAATATTGAAAAGCGGAGATGATTCAACAGTATTTTCTTTAAACGGTATGAAAGTGGGAATATCAACAGATTCATTTGTAGTAAAGCCATATTTTTTTAAAGGAGGAGATATTGGAAAGCTTTCAGTATGTGGTACGGTAAATGACTTAGCTGTTGCAGGACTTGAACCAAAGTATATTACCGTTTCTTTTATAATTGAAGAAGGATTTTCAATAGATGATTTAGAGAAGATCACAAGATCAATAAAGAGATATGCAGATTTAGCAAAGGTTGAAGTTGTTGCAGGGGATACAAAGGTTGTAGAAAAAGGTGCGGCAGATGGGATATTTATAAATACGACTGGATTGGGTGTTGCAAGAGATACCCAAAAAATGCCTTCGATTTCAAGAATAAAAGGTAATCAAGTTGTAATTGTCAGTGGGGATATAGGAAGACACGGAGCATGCATATATTCTCACAATGAAGACCTTGGGTTTGAAGACAGGATAGAATCCGATTGTGGGCTTTTGTTAGATGTAATTTCAGAGCTGATGCAAGAGGTAGATGTTGCGTATATGAAAGACCTTACAAGAGGTGGGCTTGCAACAGCTTTAAATGAGATTGTCCAAAAGTCTGGCTTTGATATAAAAGTTGAGGAAGAAAAAATACCTGTGGCAGATGAGGTAAAAGCTCTGTGCGATATTCTGGGGCTGGATAGTTATTATCTTGCTTGTGAAGGTAGGTTTGTTGCCATAGTAAATGGTGATGAAAAAGAGAAAGCTATTGAGATTTTGAAAAAGTACAACAGGTTTGCATGTGAGATTGGGAAAGTAGAAGAAAGTAGGGAAAAGAGAGTATATCTGTCAACCACCTTTGGCGGTACGAGAATTTTGGACATGCTTTATTATGAAATGTTACCAAGGATTTGCTAA
- a CDS encoding 2-oxoacid:acceptor oxidoreductase family protein, with protein MTEEILIAGFGGQGILFLGQVFAHLGMKRGFNVSWLPSYGPEMRGGTANCSVIISSDMIGSPVVFNPDTLFVLNKPSLEKFEPAIKKSGLLLVNSSLVDICANRDDINVHYIPATEIASSVGNVRVANIVMFGAYLAIKQNFSVNEAKGVLREFSKTEEIYNLNCLALEKGFEAIAGRG; from the coding sequence ATGACAGAGGAGATATTAATTGCAGGATTTGGTGGGCAGGGTATTCTTTTTTTAGGACAGGTATTTGCCCATCTTGGAATGAAAAGGGGGTTTAATGTGTCATGGCTTCCGTCGTACGGACCTGAAATGAGGGGTGGGACAGCGAACTGCAGTGTTATAATCTCAAGTGATATGATTGGTTCTCCTGTTGTGTTCAATCCCGATACATTATTTGTTTTAAATAAACCATCGCTTGAAAAATTTGAACCTGCGATAAAAAAAAGTGGGCTTTTACTTGTGAACAGTTCTCTTGTGGATATCTGTGCAAATAGAGATGATATAAATGTTCATTATATTCCGGCAACTGAGATTGCTTCAAGTGTAGGGAATGTTCGAGTTGCAAACATCGTAATGTTTGGTGCATATTTGGCAATAAAACAAAACTTTTCAGTTAACGAGGCAAAAGGTGTTTTAAGAGAGTTTTCAAAAACAGAAGAAATTTATAATTTAAACTGTTTGGCTCTTGAAAAGGGCTTTGAAGCAATTGCTGGACGGGGGTAA
- the arfA gene encoding arabinosylfuranosidase ArfA, with protein MKKAKVIYDKEFVIGQVDKKIYGSFLEHMGRAIYTGIYEPDHPQADEMGFRKDVLELVRKLNVPIVRYPGGNFVSGYNWEDGVGPKERRPRRLELAWRAIETNEVGVNEFIEWAKRANTSVMMTVNLGTRGIDAARNLVEYCNFPGGTYYSDLRRQHGYQQPHNIKVWCLGNEMDGDWQIGHKTAHEYGRIARETAKVMKWVDPSIELVAAGSSGPKMPTFPEWEAIVLDHTYDLVDYVSLHVYYGNPEKDTKNFVAKSLEMEEFIKTVISTIDYVKAKKRSKKVVNISFDEWNVWYHAHLEGKDQKAEPWVQIRAIAEEDYVFEDAILVGCMLIALLKHCDRVKIACMAQLVNVIAPITTVKGGIAYRQVIYYPFMHAANFGHGVALLPKVNSPKYDSKDFTDVPYIETVATYNEEKNEITVFAVNRDLEEEMQVEFKLDGFEGFEVVEHIVYESDDIYKGNTQDKPDNVVPHKGGNSKIEGNVLTSILPKFSWNVIRLKKKEN; from the coding sequence ATGAAAAAAGCAAAAGTCATCTACGATAAGGAGTTTGTAATCGGGCAAGTAGACAAGAAAATCTACGGTTCATTTTTGGAACACATGGGAAGAGCAATATACACAGGAATCTATGAACCAGACCATCCGCAGGCTGATGAAATGGGGTTTAGAAAAGATGTTTTAGAACTTGTTCGCAAGCTTAATGTTCCTATTGTAAGATATCCTGGCGGCAATTTTGTGTCGGGGTATAACTGGGAAGATGGTGTTGGCCCAAAAGAAAGAAGACCGAGAAGACTTGAGCTTGCGTGGAGAGCAATTGAGACAAATGAGGTTGGTGTGAACGAATTTATTGAATGGGCAAAAAGAGCAAACACCTCTGTTATGATGACAGTAAACCTTGGCACACGAGGAATTGACGCTGCAAGAAACTTAGTTGAGTATTGCAACTTCCCAGGCGGCACATACTATAGTGATTTGAGACGTCAGCATGGTTATCAGCAGCCACACAACATAAAAGTATGGTGTCTTGGGAACGAGATGGATGGTGACTGGCAGATAGGGCATAAAACAGCCCATGAGTATGGCAGAATTGCAAGAGAGACAGCAAAGGTTATGAAGTGGGTAGACCCGAGTATTGAGCTTGTTGCAGCGGGAAGCTCAGGGCCCAAAATGCCAACATTTCCTGAGTGGGAAGCAATTGTTTTGGACCACACATATGACCTTGTAGATTATGTTTCTCTACATGTGTATTATGGAAATCCTGAAAAGGACACAAAGAACTTTGTTGCAAAATCGCTTGAAATGGAAGAGTTTATCAAAACAGTTATATCAACAATTGACTATGTAAAGGCTAAAAAGAGAAGCAAAAAGGTTGTCAATATCTCATTTGACGAATGGAATGTATGGTACCATGCTCACCTTGAGGGGAAAGACCAGAAAGCAGAACCCTGGGTTCAAATTCGTGCTATTGCAGAAGAAGATTATGTGTTCGAAGATGCAATTTTGGTAGGATGCATGCTGATTGCGCTTTTGAAACACTGTGATAGAGTCAAGATAGCGTGCATGGCACAGCTTGTAAATGTAATTGCCCCAATTACCACTGTAAAGGGTGGAATTGCTTACAGACAGGTAATCTACTATCCTTTCATGCATGCTGCAAACTTTGGACATGGAGTAGCACTGCTTCCTAAGGTAAATTCTCCTAAGTATGACTCAAAAGACTTTACTGATGTTCCATACATTGAAACAGTTGCAACATACAATGAGGAAAAGAATGAGATAACAGTCTTTGCAGTCAACAGAGATTTAGAAGAGGAGATGCAAGTTGAATTTAAGCTTGATGGTTTTGAAGGCTTTGAGGTTGTGGAGCACATTGTATATGAAAGTGATGATATTTACAAAGGAAACACTCAAGATAAGCCTGACAATGTTGTGCCCCACAAAGGTGGAAATTCAAAGATAGAAGGCAATGTTTTAACATCCATATTGCCCAAATTCTCATGGAATGTTATCAGGTTAAAGAAGAAAGAAAATTAA
- a CDS encoding DUF2225 domain-containing protein, producing the protein MDIYEKTLECPVCGSIIKAPFVKSSAIYVESRDTDLCVYYKGVNPLLYDVIVCGECGYAALSKNFGKLTKWDVESLKEKVASKWVKREIPFERTVDDAILLYKLALITATSKKKINKYEVAGILLRISWLYRLSHDKEKELEFQRLALQTYKDAFEHEEGSADEIDLATVMYLIGELSRRVGDLDEARKWFSKLISSKEAKNNPHILELARDQIQLMKDMG; encoded by the coding sequence ATGGACATTTATGAAAAGACATTAGAGTGCCCTGTATGTGGTAGCATAATCAAAGCACCATTTGTAAAAAGTTCAGCAATTTATGTAGAGAGCCGGGATACTGACCTTTGTGTTTACTACAAGGGCGTCAACCCTCTTTTATATGATGTTATAGTCTGCGGGGAATGCGGTTATGCAGCGCTTAGCAAAAATTTTGGGAAACTTACAAAATGGGATGTAGAATCATTAAAAGAAAAGGTTGCTTCAAAGTGGGTAAAAAGAGAGATTCCATTTGAAAGAACAGTAGATGATGCTATTCTGCTATATAAGCTTGCTTTGATAACAGCAACGTCTAAGAAAAAAATCAACAAATATGAGGTTGCAGGAATTCTGCTGAGAATTTCATGGCTCTACAGACTAAGTCATGATAAAGAAAAAGAGCTTGAATTTCAAAGACTTGCTCTTCAAACATATAAGGATGCATTTGAACATGAAGAAGGGTCAGCTGATGAAATAGATTTGGCAACGGTCATGTATTTGATAGGTGAGCTTTCAAGACGAGTAGGTGACCTTGACGAGGCAAGAAAATGGTTTTCAAAGCTTATATCCAGCAAAGAAGCAAAAAACAATCCTCATATTCTCGAACTTGCAAGAGATCAAATTCAGCTTATGAAAGATATGGGATAA
- a CDS encoding GNAT family N-acetyltransferase, which yields MEFVVRRATYDDVKAIKEITKEAFTKYCELAGIDPAKNAAVSETEEDIKRDIDTKEVYVAFMDGIIVGTIRVEIFPDKTAYISRFGVRLNYQNNGVGKALMKVVDERLKELGVKKVYLHTASKVRDLVRFYYARGFYIVSTSNENGYIRALLCKEYDEEN from the coding sequence ATGGAATTTGTTGTTCGAAGAGCAACTTATGATGATGTAAAGGCTATAAAAGAAATAACAAAAGAGGCGTTTACAAAGTATTGTGAGCTTGCAGGTATTGACCCTGCCAAAAATGCAGCTGTGAGTGAGACTGAAGAGGATATAAAAAGGGATATTGATACCAAAGAGGTTTATGTTGCTTTTATGGATGGAATAATTGTGGGCACTATTAGAGTAGAGATATTTCCTGACAAAACAGCGTATATAAGCAGGTTTGGAGTAAGACTTAACTATCAAAACAACGGCGTCGGCAAAGCACTTATGAAGGTGGTAGATGAAAGACTAAAAGAGCTTGGGGTCAAAAAGGTTTATCTTCACACAGCTTCAAAGGTTCGCGACCTTGTTCGATTCTATTATGCAAGAGGCTTTTATATTGTGTCAACTTCAAATGAAAATGGGTATATTAGAGCACTTTTGTGTAAAGAGTATGATGAAGAAAACTAA